From Prevotella sp. oral taxon 299 str. F0039:
ACATCGTTATACAGGCACAACAGAGCCAATTGCGGCTCCACTTGGATATGCTCAAACAGGCAAAGAGAAGTTTGGACTCGACAGTTATGCCAACAAACGTGGCTTTTATACGATGCTTTCGTTCCTTTCTGCCGAAGATGATTTCGCTGAAATCATTAGTTCTACACTCACAAGTACACCGAAAGAGGTATTCGATGCTGGTGTTGCTGCTAAAACACCCGATACAGATATCGACCCAGAAGTAAACGCTCGCTATGCTAAAGAGGCAGAACAAGCCTATAAAGAGTTTATCGAAAAACAAGCTTTTGTAAATGAATATGTACAGAAAAACTGGCATATCAACCTCAAACAGATGCAAGTAATTAGCGTTCGTAGAATCAATGCTTATCTAAAACAGCACTAAAACGATGAAAAAAATAAATATAACATACTGCCTTCTGTTGGTGGTTTTATTGGCAATTGGCTGTTCTTCAGACGACAATGTCTTTGATAAATCACCCTCACTACGCAATAAAGAGAGTATAACAGCATTGCAAGACGAGTTGGTGAATGCACCTTATGGCTGGCGAGTTCTTTACTTTCCTAAAACCGATTCATTGCTTTTCTCTAATCCTTCTGAGCTTATTTCACAGCATGGGTTTAGAGGTCGCTACGGATATGGGGGCGATTGCTTTGTAATGAAGTTCTCAAAAGACAATAAAGTAAGCATGAGAGCCGACTTTACAGAGCAAACTGTGAACGAAGTTACAAAGAGTGAGTATCTCATCAATCGCAATAGTTTCACACAATTAACTTTCTCAACCTATAATTATATACATCAATTGGTGAACGACCGCTTTGCAGGTAGCTCCGATTTCCTTTATATGGGTAAGAATGAAGATGGTGATTTGGTGTTCCGCACCGCTACTTATCTACAGCCAGCACGTGAATATATTGTGTTCACTAAATTAAAAAATGCAGATGATACGCTAGCAGTTGTGCAGAAATCTTACGAAAACCGCACTCTATTCGAGAAGATGGTGAATCCTCAACTCATTATACATAGAGGTGGAAGAACCTATTTCCGCAGTGATATCTATGTGAAACGTGATGTTGAAACCAATCAAGGTCTATTGAAAGAGATTAAAGAAAAGAAATATTATCTCTTCCTTTTCACTCAGAAAAAGAACCCTATTCCAGGCTATCCAGCAAAAGAAATGACTGGTTTAGGATCGGGATATTCGGGCACAGAACATGGTATTACCTTTAGAGCAGGACTCCGTTACGATAGTAAAACGATGTTTTTTGATTTCCAACGTGAAGGAAATCGCTTTGTTGCAGAGCTTGTTTCTGTGTATGATCCATTGCTTCGTAAAACAAGATTGGTAAGTAAACACTTGCATCCAGAAGGAGAATTCACTGGATTGAAAGCCGAAATTTGGGACGAACCCGTAGATAATAAATAAAAGTAAACACGTCATAGAATTAAAGATAATGAATATGAACTTAATAAAATATGCTTTGTTGGGTCTAACTCTGCTCACTCTTGGTTGCTCAAAGAGTGGGGAAGATTATCCAGAAGAAGACTATGAAGCACTCTTCCCCTTTAAAGGTGTAGACAAGCCAAAGATATCTTACGAAGATCAAACAATACAATTGGGTGATCCCGACGCCTCTGTTGCCGACTATGTGTACCCTGGTGTGGAGATAAAAGAGAATGTACGAGAGTATAAAGTGACACTTGTTTGCTCGTTTAATGAGGTCGATATTCTTGGAGAACGTGTGAAAGAAGATGACATTTCTTCTCGTTATTTTGTGCGATATATCACTCCCGACAAGCAATTGCGTGTTATTTCAGCTAACAAACGTGATGAAACAGCGAGCGTGTTCCTAAGCAATGGCAAAGAACAAACCATCACTTTTACAGCCAAATCGGGCTATCCTATGTACCTTTGCGTTAATGGTGTGGGACCAAGAGGCTCTTCTATTAAGGCAACAATATCAGCAGTGTCTGAAGATGGCTTTACTATTGTGAAACCTTTAACAGTGAATGAACATCAGAATGAAGAGGGAATTGATAAAATCAAAGGTCCTTTCTGTGGCTATATCATTCTTCCTTAGAAAATAAAAGATACGTATGAAAAAAAATATAGTATTTTATCTTGCATTAATTCTT
This genomic window contains:
- a CDS encoding DUF4302 domain-containing protein; its protein translation is MKKINITYCLLLVVLLAIGCSSDDNVFDKSPSLRNKESITALQDELVNAPYGWRVLYFPKTDSLLFSNPSELISQHGFRGRYGYGGDCFVMKFSKDNKVSMRADFTEQTVNEVTKSEYLINRNSFTQLTFSTYNYIHQLVNDRFAGSSDFLYMGKNEDGDLVFRTATYLQPAREYIVFTKLKNADDTLAVVQKSYENRTLFEKMVNPQLIIHRGGRTYFRSDIYVKRDVETNQGLLKEIKEKKYYLFLFTQKKNPIPGYPAKEMTGLGSGYSGTEHGITFRAGLRYDSKTMFFDFQREGNRFVAELVSVYDPLLRKTRLVSKHLHPEGEFTGLKAEIWDEPVDNK